In one Chitinophaga sancti genomic region, the following are encoded:
- the mnmD gene encoding tRNA (5-methylaminomethyl-2-thiouridine)(34)-methyltransferase MnmD, with translation MKRELQLTDDGSHTISIPEMQVTYHSTHGAIQESMHVFIQAGLQALQLPAIRIFEMGFGTGLNALLTMQHATTPVYYYAVEQYPLTAAEVEGLSYGNELHGHAWNVDVQINERFTLHKAHASLLDVQPAQAFDLIYYDAFAPATQPELWTKEVFEKLYGLLDPGGILVTYCSKGDVRRAMLAAGFGVEKLAGPPGKREMLRAQRQMSQH, from the coding sequence ATGAAAAGGGAACTACAGCTGACTGACGACGGCTCACACACGATCTCGATCCCGGAGATGCAGGTAACGTATCACAGCACACATGGAGCCATCCAGGAAAGTATGCATGTATTTATACAGGCGGGCTTACAGGCTTTGCAATTGCCTGCTATACGCATTTTTGAAATGGGGTTTGGTACGGGGCTGAATGCTTTGCTAACCATGCAGCATGCTACTACGCCGGTATATTATTACGCAGTAGAGCAATACCCGCTAACTGCTGCAGAGGTAGAAGGACTGAGTTATGGGAATGAATTGCATGGGCATGCCTGGAATGTAGATGTACAAATCAACGAACGGTTCACTTTGCATAAAGCGCATGCGTCTTTGCTGGATGTACAGCCTGCGCAGGCTTTTGACCTGATCTATTATGATGCTTTTGCGCCGGCTACGCAACCTGAGTTATGGACGAAGGAAGTGTTTGAAAAATTATATGGGTTATTGGATCCTGGTGGAATTCTAGTTACTTATTGCAGTAAGGGGGATGTAAGGAGAGCAATGCTGGCAGCTGGGTTCGGGGTAGAGAAATTAGCCGGTCCTCCGGGAAAGCGGGAGATGCTGCGGGCCCAACGACAAATGTCCCAACATTAG
- a CDS encoding DUF7003 family protein yields MYENKAAFSARSIRSQLDKCAEDYTFPMLDNGYTYPVVSRLSVYGDPQSWVILIEVVGYFNRQSGHEGVGNTRYVFGNHLSFEPGMKYPDLFSLTADSEEGPTFTGDLHGTLNPDVHSMLVREKKVNIRHDPAFYESRNVVLEDPPAIMIYEFLRASLPELKDELLSTEEELRNSFNQDLPLLLRLDEWCHPDLVEEEIPSKNETFRMIAALLETGDVSLYQPTKEPNNHWSNWPGGGSL; encoded by the coding sequence ATGTACGAAAATAAAGCTGCCTTTTCTGCAAGGTCCATCCGTTCTCAATTAGATAAATGTGCGGAAGATTACACTTTTCCCATGTTGGACAATGGGTATACATATCCGGTTGTATCCAGACTTTCAGTCTATGGTGATCCCCAAAGCTGGGTCATACTGATTGAAGTGGTTGGCTACTTTAATCGCCAAAGCGGGCATGAAGGCGTTGGAAACACCAGATATGTGTTTGGCAACCATCTCAGCTTTGAACCTGGTATGAAGTACCCGGATTTATTTAGCCTTACAGCTGACAGTGAGGAAGGTCCTACTTTTACCGGTGACTTACATGGTACCCTTAATCCGGATGTGCATTCTATGTTGGTGAGGGAGAAGAAAGTTAATATTCGCCATGATCCTGCATTTTATGAATCACGTAATGTCGTGTTGGAAGATCCACCTGCCATCATGATCTATGAATTCCTGCGTGCAAGCCTGCCGGAGCTGAAAGATGAGCTGCTATCAACAGAAGAAGAGTTACGGAATTCCTTCAATCAGGATCTGCCACTGCTCCTGCGTTTGGACGAGTGGTGTCATCCTGATCTGGTAGAAGAGGAAATTCCTTCTAAAAATGAAACTTTCCGGATGATTGCGGCATTGCTGGAAACGGGTGATGTTTCCTTATATCAGCCAACGAAAGAACCCAATAATCATTGGAGTAACTGGCCGGGAGGAGGATCTCTCTGA